The Sediminispirochaeta smaragdinae DSM 11293 genome has a segment encoding these proteins:
- a CDS encoding glycosyltransferase has protein sequence MRRYKTREELVEAYRRRRFLRISKRFLTLCVRPRKMFRYLREKKLLTRSAIFDENYYLRKNPDLYYTTANLMRHFLLTGYKAYRNPNAFFDSKYYEETYPDVKKVGMNPVIHYIMYGVEEGKNPHPEFDTLFYLRSYPDVAEKGVNPLGHYIKIGWRKGNRPNPFMVERDCTFLPAFPLQDHSALSIVVVFHIYHEDLVGSCLQYISHIPYPFDLIVTTPLEENNDAILQVKSLYPDAEIVRSKNAGRDIGPFLQVWDRVLQYDLCCKVHTKKGNSAYSEIWRDLSLRGILETVDTVHGILRMFEQEDSLALAGAELLYGSYQFLLGKNKDLSNSLIKDYNIPVNSYSNNGFFMGTMFWMRVKKFIFLSNLKQLQFPIEDGKNDGKYEHALERLLGSLSLHDKKVLLIRNNEENLFSAKMVNCSYESPITTFHEHFDFVLESLEKQNSIKGEIRRTAIEDSAVLSGYLVLNNSSSPREAIIRIDDTIEMDFLCDYSDGDLKNWEGTEAHGFSVNLPPSIMDGQQHLVKLIDKYSGKIVDSVLIKPVANLNRKVRYSYPVWDAWREERFLRFIQDNTDDIAIADKVSIVMPTYNRAAKIEYAIQSVLAQTYRNFELIIVDDGSLDHTSEIVKPYLSDKRVRYIQQTKQGVSAARNTGLRRSTGAFIFFLDSDNAWFDKYLDTMVKYITLVGIDSAYCGIIAIDDMEKRKYYRGDDFFWSRFSLSNYIDLNAFGYRRKANQQLVLFDETLHRLVDWDYILKFTSDNTIAYAPFLGVKYYDGSNEERITNSVYTRSKALNAALAKIRNRYAGVKRIYNDAFYVFENLMQNSPASINNKESSVTVDTIITSFNHEKYIRKAIQSVMEQIGDFHHRIIISDDGSDDATHGAIDSFQKLYPRVISDISSSVNLGLSQNLKKCIAFSQGKYIALCEGDDYWTDPYKLEKQIMFLETNPHCSMVFSSINVLDEATGEIHLLQRQQRLHSEELTGQDFIDDQPTMNLIGNFSCCLFRSDILKRLPLLVFKERINEIAVAFFCEQFGPIGFIKEPMSVYRQHSNGLWSGADKRKQSEESFRIRKIVLEIAADRYKKQIKDLLDKHYNYEL, from the coding sequence ATGCGCAGATATAAAACACGAGAAGAACTTGTTGAGGCATATCGTAGAAGGCGTTTTCTTAGAATTAGTAAACGCTTTTTGACCTTATGTGTTCGTCCTCGAAAAATGTTTCGATACCTACGGGAGAAAAAACTTCTTACCCGGAGTGCCATATTTGACGAAAACTACTATTTGCGGAAAAATCCAGATCTCTATTACACGACAGCAAATTTAATGCGGCATTTCTTACTAACAGGATATAAGGCGTATCGGAATCCTAATGCTTTTTTTGACAGCAAATACTATGAAGAAACTTATCCCGATGTAAAAAAAGTAGGGATGAATCCCGTGATTCATTACATAATGTATGGAGTTGAAGAAGGGAAGAATCCTCATCCCGAATTTGATACATTATTCTATCTTCGTTCATATCCTGATGTTGCCGAAAAGGGCGTAAATCCGCTTGGCCATTATATAAAAATTGGTTGGAGAAAGGGCAATAGGCCTAATCCTTTTATGGTGGAGCGCGATTGCACATTTTTGCCTGCGTTTCCGCTCCAGGACCATAGCGCTTTAAGTATTGTTGTCGTTTTCCACATTTACCATGAGGATTTGGTTGGTTCCTGTTTACAATACATTTCACACATCCCATATCCTTTTGACCTGATAGTAACGACACCTCTTGAAGAGAACAATGACGCCATACTCCAAGTCAAGTCTTTGTATCCGGATGCAGAGATCGTGAGGAGTAAAAACGCCGGGAGAGATATAGGCCCCTTTCTTCAAGTATGGGATAGGGTTTTACAGTATGATCTATGTTGTAAAGTCCATACAAAGAAAGGCAATTCTGCCTATAGCGAAATATGGCGAGACCTTAGTTTGAGGGGAATCCTTGAAACTGTAGATACAGTACATGGAATTCTTCGCATGTTTGAGCAGGAAGATTCACTTGCTTTGGCCGGAGCAGAGCTTCTCTATGGCTCGTATCAGTTTTTGCTAGGTAAGAACAAGGATCTAAGTAATTCGCTAATTAAAGATTACAATATTCCTGTAAATTCGTATTCCAATAATGGCTTCTTTATGGGAACCATGTTTTGGATGCGGGTAAAAAAATTTATCTTCCTATCAAATTTAAAACAATTGCAGTTTCCCATAGAAGATGGCAAAAATGATGGAAAGTATGAGCATGCCTTGGAACGACTGTTGGGATCTTTATCCTTACACGATAAGAAAGTTCTCTTGATAAGAAATAATGAAGAGAATTTATTTTCTGCTAAAATGGTTAACTGTTCATATGAGTCACCGATCACTACATTCCATGAACATTTTGATTTTGTTTTAGAGTCTTTAGAGAAGCAGAATAGTATTAAAGGAGAAATTAGACGTACGGCTATAGAAGACAGTGCCGTACTTTCCGGCTATTTAGTTCTAAACAACAGCTCTTCTCCCCGCGAGGCTATCATTCGTATCGACGATACTATAGAGATGGATTTTCTATGTGATTATAGTGATGGGGATCTGAAAAACTGGGAAGGTACAGAGGCCCACGGCTTTAGCGTGAATCTACCTCCTTCCATCATGGATGGTCAGCAGCATCTTGTTAAGCTCATTGATAAATATAGCGGGAAGATCGTTGATTCAGTTTTAATCAAGCCGGTGGCAAACCTGAATCGGAAGGTTCGATATTCGTATCCTGTTTGGGATGCTTGGCGTGAAGAACGTTTTTTGCGTTTTATCCAGGATAATACTGATGATATAGCAATTGCAGATAAGGTTTCTATTGTGATGCCCACCTATAATCGGGCTGCAAAAATTGAATATGCGATCCAATCGGTCCTTGCTCAGACCTATAGAAATTTCGAATTAATTATCGTGGATGATGGTAGCCTCGACCATACCAGTGAGATTGTAAAGCCTTATCTCAGTGATAAGCGGGTTCGCTACATTCAACAAACAAAGCAGGGGGTTTCTGCTGCGAGAAATACTGGTCTAAGGCGGTCAACAGGAGCGTTTATCTTTTTTCTCGATAGTGATAATGCGTGGTTTGATAAGTACCTTGATACGATGGTTAAATATATTACACTTGTCGGTATCGACTCTGCATATTGTGGAATAATAGCCATTGATGATATGGAAAAGAGAAAATACTATCGTGGGGATGATTTTTTCTGGAGTAGGTTTTCTCTATCGAACTATATTGATTTGAATGCGTTTGGATACAGGCGAAAGGCAAATCAGCAATTAGTGTTATTTGATGAAACCCTTCATCGATTAGTCGATTGGGATTATATACTAAAATTTACCTCGGATAATACCATAGCATATGCTCCCTTTCTTGGGGTAAAATACTATGATGGGAGTAATGAGGAGAGAATAACAAATTCCGTATATACAAGGTCAAAAGCACTCAACGCAGCACTTGCAAAAATCAGAAATCGATATGCTGGAGTAAAGAGAATCTACAATGATGCTTTTTATGTTTTTGAAAACCTTATGCAAAATAGTCCTGCCTCTATTAATAACAAAGAAAGTAGTGTCACTGTTGATACTATTATTACAAGTTTTAATCATGAAAAATATATACGAAAAGCAATTCAGTCTGTTATGGAACAAATAGGTGATTTTCACCATAGGATTATTATCTCTGATGATGGATCAGACGATGCTACACACGGTGCCATTGACTCTTTCCAAAAGCTCTACCCCCGTGTTATTTCCGATATAAGTTCTTCGGTAAATCTTGGCCTATCTCAAAACCTAAAAAAGTGTATTGCATTTTCCCAAGGAAAGTATATAGCGCTTTGCGAAGGTGATGATTACTGGACCGATCCTTATAAGTTGGAAAAACAAATTATGTTTCTGGAGACTAATCCGCACTGTTCCATGGTTTTCTCCTCCATTAATGTTTTGGATGAAGCAACCGGAGAAATTCATCTCCTTCAAAGGCAACAACGCTTGCATAGTGAGGAGTTAACCGGCCAGGATTTTATAGATGATCAGCCTACCATGAATTTAATAGGAAATTTCTCCTGTTGTCTTTTTCGTAGTGATATCCTTAAAAGATTGCCATTACTTGTTTTCAAGGAGCGAATTAACGAAATAGCGGTAGCTTTCTTTTGTGAGCAGTTTGGCCCCATCGGGTTTATCAAAGAACCTATGAGTGTTTACCGGCAGCATAGTAATGGGCTTTGGAGCGGTGCCGACAAAAGAAAGCAATCAGAAGAGAGCTTTAGAATTCGAAAGATCGTGTTGGAAATTGCTGCTGATAGGTATAAGAAACAAATTAAAGATCTTTTAGATAAGCACTATAACTATGAGCTTTAA
- a CDS encoding rhamnan synthesis F family protein has translation MSIDLKVEPPKRLEIGAWHGHLIFGQWIVSILKPKLLVELGTYKGDSYFSFCQAVKKNGLDTLCHAVDSWEGEPHAGFYGEDVYESVSRYNERYYSSFSTLHRCMFDDAVSLFADESIDFMHIDGFHTYDAVKHDFEAWRPKLAKNAVVLFHDTAEVQRNFGVWKFWEELEEEYQNHHFLFLHSHGLGVLGVGDVYPKQLEALFQADGNQVAMIRDTFSRLNEILIAPVEKRRLATENDQFQVYIDTGSGLSEKEKESTNLEAVEGRMKFFLNRYKNVKFIRVDFGRSPKILVLSDLVLTCKNGDTLVPTIKGGTFHERLLIPELKDEQGLSSVFIFTNKNPRLFIDTEPGEYVSLAYRYRILGFEEITSFERNNELTLNVDDLNKQKKLLEETGWAKDEELRTMKGIKTQLEGELEKKLSQISDLEETGRAKDKEILTLKETQTRQEVELEEKLSQLNTLGESSRAKDEELRTMKGIKTQLEVELEEKLSQLNTLGESSRAKDEELRTMKGIKTQLEVELEEKLSQLNALGESSRAKDEEIRTIKESRALLKENLEEKISQISDIEDKILKKEALIRELKDLQSGLKKSIDDKSQEINGLKESIREKDAILTSKDEEIKKRTDELDTVTQQVKRELSETKNMAGRLAQEMRNELVKKYRQRHMLRIVKRMCGFFIHPKATLRYRRDKKDLLASGLFDENYYIEDNKDLYFTVANPIRHFLMTGFKKGRNPHPLFDTKYYYETYPDIKRAGLNPVLHYIRYGAKEGRNPHPLFDTKFYIGNYPDVKSNGVNPLMHYLNLGWKERRNPNPNFDTDYYLTTYSDIRIKNVNPLSHYILYGIKENRNTHLIGSKDSITSNKVISRNKDKELLNKNDFLYGDGLKQIYLKIENYKKENMSIEKIAIQTGLFNEKYYINNAKGINIKEPFKHYLERGYLLGLNPSSIFNTSQYLDANRDVYWANMNPLFHFIKYGYSENRKMVHPGDINSEFHRSFGKSEYGVTGPVLYYDREIQLNPRFNLSIGVHLHLFYIDLAEELLSSLINIPVCFSLFISTSAGVKDQEYIKKIVNKKLPLCNECTVIQTENRGRDIAPFIVEFGNSLSQFDLILHFHSKKSLHSDSLSDARRFLLHYILGNKAITIQNLNMFFENGSIGMVAPPYHPSLRNMPNFGLQEYETKQFLKKMGINYSGKCTDFPAGSFFWCRKDAIRQLLTSNIRWNSFPEEKGQIDGTLAHVIERSLGIICKQNNFKIIMPYIDVSYNLVNYYSNGRNINIKKKNFHLQKSKRKNQIAYVTAILGNLDNLLWPEHIEKDVDYYCFTDNKMEDELFKISMIDYQNEDKRMMARYVKTHLIELLPEYKYIIWIDANIYFRGYIKKFINELNEKKMFIGTIAHNQRKDCFSEALECIKNKLDDAERIKEQMKKYINLPDELFEYIKRTRLAETNFIIYNCTDPRIKGIQNIWWQEIENYSKRDQLSFNYSLAKENISYYSFLNEKKSVRDDPRFAMLSHKKRYSGLQKRNANLAIKEDKINYRTYDDMYKLLIKMIKERKIDSYDMIVGIPRSGMVPAYFLGLILNLPVISYDEFINETIILKGDRKLDDSLKKNNESQRILFIDDSINMGNAYKRFKENLPETYKNKDFIWDYYAVFGSENAIHAKYFELCKMPRIFQWNYKNHPLSRYFCYDLDGVLCIDPTEEENDDGKNYIDFIKNTKPLYIPKYQIKAIVTSRLEKYRELTEKWLNDNDVRYEKLYMLDLPSKEERIRLNAHASFKAKVYSEIKEAILFVESNSAQAKEIAVKVGKPVICTDNDNLY, from the coding sequence ATGAGTATTGATCTGAAAGTAGAGCCACCTAAAAGGCTTGAGATTGGAGCATGGCATGGACATCTGATTTTCGGCCAATGGATTGTTTCAATTCTTAAGCCAAAGCTTCTCGTTGAATTGGGTACGTATAAGGGAGATTCCTATTTCTCCTTTTGTCAGGCAGTTAAAAAGAATGGTCTTGATACCCTTTGTCATGCGGTAGATAGCTGGGAGGGAGAACCCCATGCTGGATTCTACGGAGAAGATGTGTATGAGTCTGTTTCCCGGTATAATGAACGCTATTACTCCTCATTTTCTACCCTCCATAGATGCATGTTCGATGATGCTGTTAGTCTTTTTGCAGATGAAAGTATTGATTTTATGCACATAGATGGGTTTCATACCTATGATGCTGTGAAACATGATTTTGAGGCATGGAGGCCGAAGCTTGCAAAGAATGCTGTAGTCCTCTTCCACGATACTGCTGAGGTTCAAAGAAATTTTGGGGTTTGGAAATTCTGGGAAGAACTTGAAGAAGAATATCAGAATCACCATTTTCTTTTTCTCCATTCTCACGGCTTGGGAGTCCTGGGAGTGGGAGACGTGTATCCTAAGCAGCTCGAAGCCCTGTTTCAGGCTGATGGCAATCAGGTTGCAATGATTCGGGATACTTTTTCTCGTTTGAATGAAATACTGATCGCTCCTGTTGAAAAGCGACGACTGGCTACGGAAAATGATCAGTTTCAAGTTTATATAGATACCGGCAGCGGACTTTCGGAAAAGGAAAAAGAAAGTACCAATCTTGAAGCCGTTGAGGGAAGAATGAAATTCTTTCTCAACCGATATAAGAATGTTAAATTTATTCGTGTAGATTTTGGCCGTTCTCCCAAGATATTGGTTTTATCCGATCTTGTTTTAACCTGCAAGAATGGTGATACTCTTGTTCCTACTATAAAGGGAGGGACTTTCCATGAACGGCTTTTGATTCCTGAGCTGAAGGATGAACAAGGCCTCTCCTCTGTATTTATTTTTACAAACAAAAACCCCCGCCTCTTTATCGATACGGAGCCGGGCGAATATGTCAGTCTTGCCTACCGCTACAGGATATTGGGATTTGAAGAGATAACATCTTTTGAGCGTAATAATGAACTGACACTAAATGTGGATGATCTCAATAAGCAAAAAAAGTTATTGGAAGAAACAGGCTGGGCAAAGGATGAAGAGCTCAGGACAATGAAGGGAATCAAAACGCAACTGGAAGGTGAACTCGAAAAGAAGTTGTCTCAGATAAGTGATCTTGAAGAAACAGGCCGTGCAAAGGACAAAGAGATTTTAACCCTGAAGGAGACCCAAACGCGGCAGGAAGTGGAACTTGAAGAGAAGTTGTCCCAGCTAAACACTCTTGGAGAGTCCAGCCGTGCAAAGGATGAAGAGCTCAGGACAATGAAGGGAATCAAAACGCAACTGGAAGTGGAACTTGAAGAGAAGTTGTCCCAGCTAAACACTCTTGGAGAGTCCAGCCGTGCAAAGGATGAAGAGCTCAGGACAATGAAGGGAATCAAAACGCAACTGGAAGTGGAACTTGAAGAGAAGTTGTCCCAACTAAACGCTCTTGGAGAGTCCAGTCGTGCAAAGGATGAAGAGATTCGGACAATAAAGGAATCCCGAGCGCTGCTGAAAGAAAATCTTGAAGAGAAGATATCTCAAATAAGCGATATTGAAGATAAAATTCTTAAGAAGGAAGCATTAATCCGGGAATTAAAGGATTTACAGTCAGGACTAAAAAAAAGTATTGATGATAAGAGTCAAGAAATCAATGGTCTGAAAGAATCAATTCGAGAAAAAGATGCGATATTAACAAGTAAAGATGAAGAGATTAAAAAGAGGACAGATGAATTGGATACTGTAACACAGCAGGTAAAAAGAGAACTGAGCGAAACAAAAAACATGGCGGGGCGGTTGGCCCAAGAAATGAGAAATGAACTTGTGAAAAAATATCGCCAACGTCATATGCTTCGAATAGTCAAGCGGATGTGTGGTTTTTTTATTCACCCTAAGGCAACTCTGCGTTATAGAAGGGATAAAAAGGACCTTTTAGCATCGGGGCTTTTTGATGAGAATTATTATATCGAGGACAATAAAGATTTATATTTTACAGTTGCAAATCCCATACGTCATTTCTTAATGACGGGATTTAAGAAGGGAAGAAATCCGCATCCTTTATTTGATACCAAATATTACTATGAAACTTATCCAGATATTAAAAGAGCCGGTTTGAATCCAGTATTGCATTATATTCGATATGGGGCCAAAGAGGGAAGGAATCCGCATCCTTTATTTGATACAAAATTCTATATAGGAAATTATCCCGATGTAAAAAGTAATGGGGTGAATCCGTTAATGCATTATCTAAATTTGGGCTGGAAGGAAAGAAGAAACCCAAATCCTAACTTTGATACAGATTATTACTTAACGACTTATTCTGATATAAGAATTAAAAATGTAAACCCTCTATCACATTACATCCTGTATGGCATTAAAGAGAATAGAAATACACATCTCATTGGAAGTAAAGATTCGATAACAAGTAATAAAGTTATCTCAAGAAATAAAGATAAAGAACTTCTGAATAAAAATGATTTTCTATATGGGGATGGATTGAAACAAATCTATTTAAAAATTGAGAATTATAAAAAGGAAAATATGTCTATTGAGAAGATTGCAATACAGACAGGCCTTTTTAATGAAAAATATTATATTAATAATGCGAAGGGCATTAATATAAAGGAACCATTTAAACATTATTTAGAAAGAGGTTATTTGTTAGGCTTAAATCCTTCATCCATATTCAATACCTCTCAATATCTTGACGCAAATAGAGATGTTTATTGGGCGAATATGAATCCACTTTTCCATTTTATAAAATATGGTTACTCTGAAAACCGAAAAATGGTTCACCCTGGAGATATCAATTCTGAATTTCATAGATCTTTTGGAAAAAGTGAATATGGCGTTACTGGGCCAGTTTTGTATTATGATCGTGAAATACAGCTTAATCCAAGATTTAACCTATCTATAGGAGTCCACCTGCATTTATTTTATATTGATTTGGCTGAAGAATTATTGTCTTCTTTGATAAACATTCCTGTGTGTTTCTCATTGTTTATTTCAACATCAGCCGGAGTTAAAGATCAGGAATATATAAAAAAAATTGTAAATAAAAAGCTACCATTATGTAATGAATGCACTGTTATTCAGACTGAAAATCGAGGTAGAGATATTGCCCCATTTATTGTAGAATTTGGAAACAGTCTGTCACAATTTGATTTAATACTACATTTTCATTCAAAAAAAAGTTTGCATTCCGATAGTTTATCAGATGCTCGTAGATTTTTATTACATTATATTTTGGGGAATAAGGCAATTACTATACAAAATCTAAATATGTTTTTTGAAAATGGAAGTATAGGAATGGTAGCTCCTCCATATCATCCATCCTTGAGAAATATGCCTAATTTTGGTTTACAGGAATATGAGACAAAACAATTTCTAAAGAAAATGGGGATTAACTATTCTGGTAAATGTACCGATTTCCCTGCGGGTTCATTTTTTTGGTGTAGGAAAGATGCCATTAGGCAGTTGCTGACTAGTAATATAAGATGGAATAGCTTCCCTGAGGAAAAAGGACAGATAGATGGAACATTGGCTCATGTAATTGAAAGAAGCCTAGGGATTATTTGTAAACAAAATAATTTTAAAATTATTATGCCATATATTGATGTATCATATAATTTAGTGAATTATTATTCAAACGGACGAAATATAAATATTAAGAAAAAAAATTTTCATTTACAAAAAAGTAAAAGAAAAAATCAAATTGCCTATGTAACAGCTATATTGGGGAATCTCGATAATTTATTATGGCCTGAGCATATAGAAAAAGATGTAGATTATTATTGTTTTACAGATAATAAAATGGAAGATGAATTATTTAAAATTAGTATGATTGATTATCAGAATGAAGATAAGAGAATGATGGCACGATATGTAAAAACACATCTTATTGAGTTACTTCCTGAGTATAAATATATAATTTGGATAGATGCTAATATATATTTCAGAGGATATATAAAAAAATTTATTAATGAATTGAATGAGAAAAAAATGTTTATAGGTACAATTGCCCATAATCAACGCAAAGATTGTTTCTCCGAAGCTTTGGAATGTATAAAAAATAAATTGGATGATGCAGAGCGAATTAAAGAACAAATGAAGAAATATATAAATCTACCTGATGAATTATTTGAATATATAAAAAGAACGAGATTGGCTGAAACCAATTTTATTATTTATAATTGTACAGACCCTAGGATAAAAGGAATCCAGAATATATGGTGGCAAGAAATAGAAAATTATAGTAAAAGAGACCAATTAAGTTTTAATTATTCCTTAGCTAAGGAAAATATAAGTTATTATTCATTTCTAAACGAAAAGAAATCAGTACGTGATGATCCTAGATTTGCAATGTTATCTCATAAAAAAAGATATTCAGGACTACAGAAGCGAAACGCAAACTTAGCTATAAAAGAAGATAAAATTAATTATCGTACTTACGATGATATGTACAAACTTTTAATAAAAATGATAAAAGAAAGAAAAATTGATAGCTATGATATGATAGTAGGTATACCTCGTTCGGGAATGGTTCCTGCATATTTTTTAGGTTTAATATTAAATTTACCAGTTATTTCTTATGACGAATTCATAAATGAAACTATAATTCTAAAGGGAGATCGAAAATTAGATGATTCATTGAAAAAGAATAACGAAAGTCAGCGTATACTTTTTATTGATGATAGTATTAATATGGGGAATGCTTATAAAAGATTTAAAGAAAATTTACCTGAAACATATAAGAACAAAGATTTTATATGGGATTATTATGCGGTTTTTGGTTCGGAGAATGCTATTCATGCTAAGTATTTTGAGTTGTGTAAAATGCCAAGAATATTTCAGTGGAACTATAAGAACCATCCGCTATCTCGATATTTTTGTTACGATCTGGATGGGGTTTTATGCATTGATCCGACAGAAGAAGAAAATGATGATGGTAAAAATTATATAGATTTTATTAAAAATACGAAGCCTTTATATATTCCCAAATATCAAATCAAGGCAATAGTAACATCTCGCCTTGAAAAATATAGAGAGCTTACAGAAAAATGGTTGAACGATAATGATGTACGTTATGAAAAGTTGTATATGTTGGATTTACCTTCAAAAGAAGAACGAATAAGATTAAACGCTCATGCCAGTTTTAAAGCTAAAGTATATTCTGAGATAAAGGAGGCTATCCTGTTTGTTGAAAGTAATTCAGCACAAGCAAAAGAAATAGCGGTAAAGGTAGGGAAGCCTGTTATATGTACAGATAATGACAATTTATATTAA
- the tnpA gene encoding IS66 family insertion sequence element accessory protein TnpA — protein sequence MPKTDKLKHWEKIFDDWNHSGLNRAEYCREKNLKLSTFDYWQGLIKKESTKKGESGTGPSLLKLEISSFCVILSIH from the coding sequence ATGCCAAAAACAGATAAATTAAAACATTGGGAAAAGATTTTTGACGACTGGAACCATTCCGGACTGAATCGTGCAGAGTACTGCCGAGAGAAAAATCTGAAGCTCTCCACCTTTGACTATTGGCAAGGCCTTATTAAAAAGGAATCCACGAAAAAAGGAGAGTCAGGAACAGGACCTTCTCTGTTAAAATTGGAGATTTCGTCCTTCTGCGTTATATTATCGATCCATTAG
- a CDS encoding nucleotide sugar dehydrogenase, translating to MSKRNDVCIVGGCGHVGLPLAIMLSIAGKNVCVYDKNTAAIEMIQKGIMPFHEEGAQPLLEEALKKRHISFSERPDVISNSETVIMIIGTPVDEHLNPEFGLFHEAMNEIIPYFCDGQLLILRSTVYPGLTKRICDWVTEAGKNMDIAFCPERILEGKAVEELRSLPQIVSSFTEEGIQRSSELFSLLTEDIIVVEPLEAELSKLFTNVWRYIKFAVSNQFYTIANDYQLDFYNIYNAMKYKYPRCSDFPQPGFAAGPCLFKDTMQLGAFSNNDFNLGHTAMLINEGLPNYICKLLKMQYDLSKQTVGILGMAFKSESDDIRESLSYKVKKIFELEARKVLCSDSFVNASNFVDEATLIRESNIIIIATPHKHYKDLSIPKGKKVVDIWNLLGNGGRI from the coding sequence ATGAGTAAACGAAATGATGTTTGTATCGTTGGTGGTTGCGGCCATGTAGGCCTCCCTCTGGCTATTATGCTATCAATAGCAGGAAAGAATGTCTGTGTCTATGATAAGAATACGGCTGCCATAGAAATGATACAAAAAGGTATAATGCCTTTTCACGAGGAAGGTGCTCAACCTCTTTTAGAGGAAGCTTTAAAAAAAAGGCATATCAGTTTTTCTGAGAGACCGGATGTCATTTCTAATTCTGAAACTGTTATAATGATTATCGGAACACCGGTGGATGAACATTTAAATCCGGAGTTTGGACTTTTTCACGAAGCAATGAATGAAATTATTCCCTATTTTTGCGATGGACAGCTTTTAATCCTGAGAAGCACCGTATACCCTGGTTTGACAAAGAGAATTTGTGATTGGGTGACAGAAGCGGGAAAGAATATGGACATTGCTTTTTGTCCTGAAAGGATTCTGGAAGGGAAAGCTGTAGAAGAACTGCGTAGTCTTCCACAAATTGTTTCTTCCTTTACTGAAGAGGGGATACAGCGAAGTTCAGAGCTTTTTTCTCTTTTAACAGAAGATATTATTGTTGTTGAGCCGTTGGAAGCCGAATTATCCAAGCTTTTTACAAATGTATGGCGTTATATTAAATTTGCCGTTTCCAATCAGTTTTATACCATAGCGAATGATTATCAGCTGGATTTTTATAATATCTACAATGCTATGAAATATAAATATCCTCGATGCAGTGATTTCCCCCAGCCTGGTTTTGCTGCAGGCCCTTGCTTATTTAAGGATACAATGCAGTTAGGGGCCTTTAGCAATAATGATTTTAATTTAGGACACACCGCCATGCTGATCAATGAGGGTCTGCCGAACTATATTTGCAAACTACTTAAGATGCAGTACGATCTATCCAAACAGACCGTGGGAATTCTGGGTATGGCATTTAAATCTGAAAGCGACGACATTCGTGAATCTCTTTCTTATAAAGTCAAAAAGATATTCGAATTGGAAGCCCGGAAGGTACTATGTTCGGATTCTTTTGTAAATGCGTCGAATTTTGTAGATGAAGCGACTTTGATCAGGGAAAGCAATATTATCATTATTGCTACCCCTCATAAGCATTATAAAGATTTAAGCATTCCTAAAGGAAAGAAAGTGGTGGATATTTGGAATCTTTTGGGGAACGGAGGTAGAATATAA